In a genomic window of Polypterus senegalus isolate Bchr_013 chromosome 13, ASM1683550v1, whole genome shotgun sequence:
- the c13h11orf1 gene encoding UPF0686 protein C11orf1 homolog, with the protein MSDSSFCSMLRATGHGEVWWHLDDSMKFKQYGWRSGTSEDAYTNQTLIGNWNEERFSVSSATRSRPLPTQFAHYFTTTHTSDYGTHASAVTSSTDLKKQVGAFPGHQPQLDPAQVKRTPNSTYQLDYNSKGQGGHSE; encoded by the exons ATGTCAGACTCGAGTTTCTGCTCTATGCTGAGGGCCACAGGCCACGGGGAGGTGTGGTGGCACCTGGATGACAGCATGAAGTTCAAGCAGTACGGGTGGCGCAGCGGTACCAGTGAGGATGCCTACACAAATCAAACGCTCATCGGTAACTGGAATGAGGAGCGCTTCAGTGTCAGCAGTGCCACCCGGAGCAGGCCTCTGCCCACCCAG tttgctcattACTTCACGACAACCCACACCTCGGACTATGGGACGCATGCCAGCGCTGTCACCAGCTCCACCG ACCTTAAAAAGCAGGTGGGCGCCTTTCCAGGTCACCAACCTCAACTGGACCCAGCCCAGGTGAAGCGGACCCCCAACTCAACTTACCAGTTGGACTACAACAGCAAAGGTCAAGGAGGACACAGCGAGTGA
- the LOC120542105 gene encoding uncharacterized protein LOC120542105 — protein sequence MDLLGLDSKIEGILEIWKVKDEEDTQKNSGMEEPWCLPAEWKENSLHGNEGKALPEEADELISHSSHEESDLSPSSKSEDGRNDENVLTSSRAQPEVAERKQERCRGRHWESESNGLQSLAALKGMIERKREEEQHIREGRQREQRESLQRAWTREAMRNSSLEGSNIPCGPGKEMHSLQTSSENWSRGYPTECIDVRGAQESSLQSLAALDCMIKQKEEEEQQIRDEKRQQRLDAHHDVRISESSPHVEHRLAARALHDNATARIHSDSVEGPRSTSRNSECCTKYLKPQFGEANVDVLPPGSLSLLKLEEMLIQQEAEFSFYGIYGKAGFRKSMEVTRRSDDFTVVLQNAAKDLNSTNFIGRCTDNETLLSDRLQSTGNVCEYPEDLMAGKISAEVSVSLLSCSSAQSSSANEETSGDSDVRLSSPSGDDRGLSSQIVISSPKCSMANTCKGSLQENSVGQNRHVHNILYENNLFGDALKTKDSSQRLSDSSSPTSNASFDSDIIFVKSQKPPTTPCDDDVLFGNEASHGKQEKNVTETDDVIITDKHRTPLRSNPVEQDDDVICITHPSDRTASQKEAPSCVSSFEEVIIVSSQEKSKVHGHSSPSDARDDGNKSRDKNITIPYMSPEHHHNSQRQPEKSVEDCKESNSQQRRGGICDLDVTRREEQGNAALPEASSSLVCCVNESATKDCSVLKKRSVQNVEECQERMEANMRPRDAQQITTINERHNATSCEKKDLSHKVSLAYGQPVEGSLGVAKSMCQKKSEVWVNINALCQGDHAEAQPDVSSQVEEAIKVKVCHTSTPEVMSQNDLKSKPVSAHCVSQEFSTVDVQRASSSDGKPPTFMSDSGGPQESNSGPTGDCKDAVSGQNKNTRLQKAVQAYGMALRSDIQSKCQQLQGNSVRLERTADLPFPVLKSVTSPPPANRPSSTCAPENCILSLKKYVNNFSLQAHRAEPMAISSSTAKVCQTSATSEVACGKLPALWKQNWDGIRERGYDHRASSGEDPTVPSAVEVVTSAPAISSERTRMFRKRTSSEDKNQEAVPALVKRNCTIDHNLDVWGSMSGVAPELKKRHEAKEKSNVQPEVGKDPRELAAGARMWEDESDHLEQLGLATLSKKPTFDKSTMCALLDIKPQALYDLSGQAEENGKEREGRVKDMGLSSSGAPQERSEAQEIIRGPRTLNSGDVKVKSSPLVLSGEMEGVASSKHLPGRIRSSGRSTHDDLKPSQRQKGTESDSREEPKECGMSPSAPLLGPSSLQKLTDMLTRQGWDVPGSVNRASRQDTLQYSGSRESPPCWRGGYGRNTSPIMAEQPSSRTRSHQLSKCKGVQEPWFKTSPATKDLPSPGDWQSQCSDTGAARQAVRLHLSSGAGLRIRMAQGPEVEVVMPEGAELTIDLPSTQTDAKVDAIKLQENPMPLQRSWARDHHMKQDKAVE from the exons ATGGACCTGCTTGGACTAGACAGTAAAATTGAGGGAATATTGGAAATCTGGAAGGTCAAAGATGAGGAGGACACACAGAAGAACTCGGGAATGGAAGAGCCTTGGTGTCTGCCAG CTGAATGGAAAGAGAACAGTCTTCATGGAAATGAAGGCAAAGCCCTGCCAGAAGAAGCAGACGAATTG ATCTCTCATTCATCGCATGAAGAATCGGATCTCTCTCCATCCTCCAAAAGTGAAGACGGAAGGAATGATGAAAATGTATTGACGTCTTCAAGAGCGCAACCAGAAGTGGCAGAGAGGAAGCAAGAAAGATGTAGAGGACGGCATTGGGAGAGTGAGAGCAATGGCTTGCAGAGTCTGGCAGCCCTAAAGGGGATGATTGAGCGAAAGAGAGAGGAAGAGCAGCACATCCGAGAGGGGAGACAACGAGAGCAAAGGGAAAGCCTGCAGAGGGCTTG GACGCGAGAAGCAATGAGAAACAGCTCTCTCGAAGGATCCAATATTCCGTGTGGTCCTGGAAAGGAAATGCATTCATTACAGACATCTTCTGAGAACTGGAGCAGAGG ATATCCTACAGAGTGCATCGATGTCCGAGGTGCCCAGGAGAGCTCCTTACAAAGCCTGGCAGCTCTGGACTGCATGATTAaacagaaggaggaagaggaacAGCAAATACGAGATGAGAAGAGACAGCAGCGTTTGGATGCCCATCA TGATGTACGGATATCTGAGAGCAGTCCACATGTAGAGCACCGTCTGGCAGCTAGAGCACTCCATGATAATGCGACTGCCAG GATCCACTCGGACAGCGTAGAAGGACCTCGATCAACATCTCGGAACTCAGAATGTTGCACTAAGTACTTAAAACCTCAGTTCGGTGAGGCTAATGTGGACGTGTTACCTCCTGGTTCTCTCAGTTTGTTGAAACTCGAGGAAATGTTAATTCAGCAAGAGGCAGAATTCAGCTTTTATGGTATCTATGGCAAGGCTGGCTTCAGAAAATCCATGGAGGTCACTCGGAGATCAGATGACTTCACTGTGGTTTTACAAAATGCAGCAAAAGATTTAAATTCTACCAATTTCATTGGACGTTGCACAGATAACGAAACTCTTCTGAGTGATCGGCTCCAAAGCACTGGAAACGTCTGTGAATACCCTGAAGATCTGATGGCTGGTAAGATAAGCGCAGAGGTTTCTGTTTCTCTGCTCAGTTGCAGCTCAGCTCAGTCAAGCTCAGCAAATGAGGAGACCAGTGGTGACAGTGACGTGAGGCTCTCCTCGCCTTCTGGAGATGACAGAGGTTTGTCTAGTCAAATTGTTATCTCCTCACCAAAGTGTAGCATGGCGAATACATGTAAGGGAAGTCTACAGGAAAACTCTGTGGGGCAAAACAGACATGTCCATAACATCCTTTATGAGAATAACCTGTTCGGGGACGCTCTGAAAACTAAAGATTCCAGTCAAAGGCTGAGCGATTCCAGTTCTCCTACCAGCAATGCTTCATTTGACAGTGACATCATTTTTGTCAAAAGCCAAAAACCTCCAACAACACCATGCGATGATGATGTCCTATTTGGAAATGAGGCCAGCCATGGGAAGCAAGAGAAGAATGTCACCGAGACTGATGACGTTATTATAACTGATAAGCACCGTACGCCACTGAGATCTAACCCTGTAGAGCAAGATGACGACGTCATCTGCATTACTCATCCGAGTGACAGGACAGCATCACAGAAGGAGGCGCCGTCCTGCGTGTCGAGCTTCGAGGAGGTCATCATTGTATCATCACAAGAGAAGTCTAAAGTGCATGGCCACTCCAGTCCATCAGATGCAAGGGATGATGGGAACAAGAGCAGAGATAAAAACATAACCATCCCTTACATGTCTCCAGAACATCACCATAATTCACAGAGACAACCTGAAAAATCTGTGGAGGATTGCAAAGAGAGTAACTCGCAGCAAAGACGTGGTGGCATTTGTGACTTGGATGTGACCAGAAGAGAAGAACAAGGTAACGCTGCTCTTCCAGAAGCTTCCTCATCTCTTGTTTGTTGTGTAAATGAAAGCGCCACAAAGGACTGTTCAGTGCTCAAAAAACGTTCTGTGCAGAATGTGGAAGAGTGCCAGGAGAGGATGGAAGCAAATATGAGACCCCGTGATGCCCAGCAGATTACAACCATTAATGAGCGACATAATGCCACAAGTTGTGAAAAAAAGGATTTGTCGCATAAGGTGAGCTTGGCGTATGGCCAACCTGTCGAAGGATCATTAGGTGTAGCGAAATCCATGTGCCAAAAGAAGTCTGAGGTTTGGGTGAACATCAATGCCTTATGTCAAGGAGACCATGCTGAGGCTCAGCCAGATGTGAGCAGCCAAGTGGAAGAGGCCATTAAGGTGAAGGTGTGCCACACTTCGACTCCTGAAGTTATGAGCCAAAATGATCTGAAGAGTAAACCTGTAAGTGCCCACTGTGTTTCACAGGAGTTCAGTACGGTAGATGTGCAGCGTGCCAGCTCATCTGATGGCAAACCTCCCACCTTTATGTCAGACAGTGGAGGGCCTCAAGAAAGCAATAGTGGGCCTACTGGAGACTGTAAGGACGCAGTCAGTGGCCAAAATAAGAATACCAGGCTTCAGAAGGCAGTCCAGGCCTATGGTATGGCATTGAGAAGCGACATCCAAAGCAAATGCCAGCAGCTTCAGGGGAACTCTGTAAGGTTAGAAAGGACAGCAGATCTCCCTTTCCCTGTCCTGAAATCTGTCACTAGCCCCCCACCAGCGAACAGACCAAGTTCGACCTGTGCCCCTGAAAACTGCATCCTGTCTCTGAAGAAGTATGTCAACAATTTCAGCCTACAAGCTCATAGGGCTGAACCAATGGCCATCAGTTCTTCAACCGCCAAAGTGTGCCAAACTAGTGCCACATCAGAGGTGGCCTGTGGCAAACTGCCAGCACTCTGGAAGCAAAACTGGGATGGCATTAGAGAAAGAGGATATGACCACCGGGCCAGCTCAG GAGAAGACCCAACTGTTCCATCAGCTGTGGAAGTTGTTACATCTGCGCCTGCCATCAGCAGTGAACGAACTCGAATGTTCCGGAAACGCACCTCATCTGAGGACAAGAATCAAGAAGCCGTTCCTGCACTGGTGAAAAGAAACTGTACCATAGACCACAATCTGGACGTGTGGGGCTCCATGTCAGGGGTGGCCCCAGAACTTAAGAAGAGACATGAAGCGAAAGAAAAATCAAACGTCCAACCAGAGGTGGGCAAGGACCCTAGAGAGCTAGCAGCTGGTGCCAGAATGTGGGAAGATGAAAGTGACCATCTGGAGCAGCTTGGTCTGGCCACACTGAGTAAGAAACCCACGTTTGACAAAAGCACAATGTGTGCCCTCCTGGATATTAAACCACAGGCGCTATATGACCTCTCTGGCCAGGCGGAAGAAAACGGGAAGGAGAGGGAAGGCAGAGTCAAAGACATGGGTCTGAGCAGTTCAGGGGCACCACAAGAAAGGTCCGAAGCTCAAGAGATCATCAGAGGGCCGAGAACTTTAAACAGTGGGGATGTCAAGGTGAAGAGTAGCCCACTAGTTCTTAGTGGTGAGATGGAGGGTGTCGCCTCATCAAAGCACCTGCCGGGCAGAATTAGGAGCTCTGGGAGGAGCACACATGATGACTTAAAACCTTCTCAGAGGCAGAAGGGGACGGAGTCGGACAGCAGAGAGGAGCCAAAAGAGTGTGGGATGAGCCCTTCTGCCCCACTGCTGGGTCCCAGTAGCCTACAGAAGCTGACGGATATGTTAACTCGACAGGGGTGGGACGTGCCAGGCTCTGTGAACAGAGCTTCCCGCCAAGATACTTTGCAGTACTCTGGTAGCAGAGAGTCGCCCCCTTGCTGGAGAGGAGGGTATGGGCGGAATACCTCACCTATAATGGCAGAGCAGCCATCCAGTAGGACCAGAAGCCATCAGCTGTCTAAGTGTAAAGGTGTGCAGGAGCCGTGGTTCAAGACGTCTCCGGCCACTAAAGACCTGCCCTCTCCAGGTGACTGGCAGAGCCAATGCTCGGACACGGGGGCTGCACGGCAGGCGGTGAGGCTGCACCTCTCCTCGGGGGCAGGTCTGAGGATCCGAATGGCCCAGGGGCCGGAGGTGGAGGTGGTCATGCCCGAGGGGGCAGAGCTGACGATCGACCTGCCCTCAACTCAGACCGATGCTAAGGTGGATGCCATCAAATTGCAAGAAAACCCGATGCCATTGCAGAGATCGTGGGCACGAGATCACCACATGAAGCAGGATAAGGCTGTCGAGTAG